GGCGGTAATGGGCATAAAGATGAGTCGGCGGCGCGATCAGGCTGTATTCATCCATGATGCCATGGCGGATCAGCCGCGCTTCGCCGCCGGTCTCGGCCATGACCTCGGCGACCGCACCGCCCAGCCCGCCGATGATGTTGTGCTCCTCGACGGTGAGGATGAGCTTGGAGCGCATGGCCTGAACCACGGCATCGCGATCGAGCGGCTTGATGGTATGCATGTCGACGAAGCCGACGGAGCGGCCCTCGGCGCGCAGGGCCTTCACTGCCTGAAGCGCCGGGTGCACCGTGCTGCCGCAGGCGATGACGGTGAGCTCCTCGCCCTCGCAATGGGTGACGGCCTTGCCGAAGCGGAACTCGCCGGCGTCGTCATAGACCTGCGGGTCGTGGCCGCGGCCGATGCGGAAATAGATGGGCTGACGATAGTTTACAGACGCCTTGAGGGCGGTGGCGAATTGTACGCCGTCGGCGGGGGCGACCACGGTGAGGTCGGCGATCGACCGCATGATGGCGATGTCTTCGGTGGCATGGTGGGAGGTGCCGTAGAAGCCCATGGCGATGCCGGTATGGTGGCCGATGAGCCGCACCGGCAGGTCGGAATAGGCGATGTCGGTGCGGATCTGCTCGCAGCAGAGCAGGGCGAGGAAGGACGCGAAGGTCGCCACATAGGGCATGATGCCGGTGGTGGCGAGGCCTGCGGCCGCCGATACCATGTTCTGCTCGGAAATGCCGAACTGGATGAAGCGCTCGGGGTGCTTGCGGGCGAAGGCGGCGAGGCCGTTGGA
This window of the Rhodoligotrophos defluvii genome carries:
- a CDS encoding transketolase family protein; its protein translation is MNGPVDPASWHYRQLATRAPTLGVLAQTLNELADAGHPVAAITADLQYSNGLAAFARKHPERFIQFGISEQNMVSAAAGLATTGIMPYVATFASFLALLCCEQIRTDIAYSDLPVRLIGHHTGIAMGFYGTSHHATEDIAIMRSIADLTVVAPADGVQFATALKASVNYRQPIYFRIGRGHDPQVYDDAGEFRFGKAVTHCEGEELTVIACGSTVHPALQAVKALRAEGRSVGFVDMHTIKPLDRDAVVQAMRSKLILTVEEHNIIGGLGGAVAEVMAETGGEARLIRHGIMDEYSLIAPPTHLYAHYRLDAPGIEAVAREALASL